In Cicer arietinum cultivar CDC Frontier isolate Library 1 chromosome 1, Cicar.CDCFrontier_v2.0, whole genome shotgun sequence, one DNA window encodes the following:
- the LOC101492031 gene encoding uncharacterized protein codes for MEFQTSSVKRHYDITMSRRTRKQPIPNEKQISKSETTKEVSFEKTTHNHEVKENENNNNDHKSLKQLIVGEEKETKILCNHHDEGESKGRNSLGEHFTEEEKQLKLVRMQQKDNIQGLKFKKLVRRYAKVLGHMMKAKRDPHLGDAGKKHVFKL; via the coding sequence ATGGAGTTTCAAACTTCATCGGTGAAACGCCACTATGACATAACCATGTCAAGAAGAACAAGGAAGCAACCAATACCAAATGAGAAACAAATCTCAAAAAGTGAAACAACAAAGGAAGTGTCTTTTGAAAAAACTACACATAATCATGAGGTGAAAGAAAAtgagaataataataatgatcaCAAAAGCTTGAAGCAATTGATTGTAGGAGAAGAGAAAGAAACAAAGATTTTATGTAATCATCATGATGAAGGTGAAAGCAAAGGGAGAAATTCACTTGGTGAACATTTTACTGAGGAAGAGAAACAACTTAAGCTTGTTAGGATGCAACAAAAAGACAACATTCAAGGTTTGAAGTTTAAGAAATTGGTTCGTCGTTATGCTAAAGTTTTGGGACATATGATGAAGGCTAAGCGTGATCCTCATTTAGGTGATGCTGGCAAAAAGCATGTTTTCAAATTATAA